One segment of Fibrobacter sp. DNA contains the following:
- a CDS encoding Hcp family type VI secretion system effector, with product MPIPAYMWLKDDAGNAVEGSVDVAGREKSVEVLAFDHEVRIPTDPDSGKLTGTRKHEAIKIVKSFDASSPYLYKAVCEGQTFSEVEIKWYRIDDTGTETEYFNHRLQGVKICSVKPVMHNVKDPSKERYVHLEEVQMRYQKITWSYVDGNLQASDSWKEGR from the coding sequence ATGCCCATTCCAGCTTATATGTGGCTCAAAGATGATGCGGGTAATGCGGTAGAGGGTTCTGTTGACGTGGCCGGAAGAGAGAAGAGCGTAGAGGTACTGGCATTTGATCATGAGGTCAGGATTCCTACGGACCCGGATTCCGGAAAATTGACAGGAACAAGAAAGCATGAAGCCATAAAGATTGTCAAATCCTTCGACGCATCGTCACCTTACCTTTATAAGGCGGTTTGTGAGGGACAGACTTTTTCCGAGGTGGAGATCAAATGGTACCGTATCGATGATACCGGGACAGAGACGGAGTACTTCAATCACAGGCTTCAGGGAGTGAAGATCTGCTCTGTCAAGCCAGTGATGCACAATGTCAAAGATCCTTCCAAAGAGAGATATGTCCATCTTGAGGAAGTACAGATGCGTTACCAGAAGATAACCTGGTCGTATGTGGATGGAAATTTACAGGCTTCTGATTCCTGGAAGGAAGGGCGCTGA